CTCTACTGCGCGGGCTACAAGGACGCGCCGGAGATCACCGCTCCCGCCAACAGCGTGGATATAATCCCGACGGTCTCCAACCTCTTCGGCTTCGAATACGACAGCCGCCTGCTCTTCGGGCGCGACCTGCTCGATCCGACCGCGGAGCCGATAATCACGCTCCGCACGCGCAGCTGGATAAGCGACAAGGGGCGCTACAACTTCCGCACCAAGACCTTCGAGCCCGCCGCGGGAGTGAACTTCCCCTCGCAGCAGTCGATAGACAACTACGTCGAGCGCGTCAACAACGTCGTCAGCAACAAGTTCCGCATGTCGCACAACGTGATATTCAAGGACTATTACAGGAAAGTGTTTAAGAAGTAATCGCGTGTAAAGCGAAGCTTCGCAGTCAGGCTCCCCTGTGCAAGGGGAGCTGTCGAGAAGGGCAACGCCCTTCGAGACTGAGGGGTTGTCAGAGCCGCGGCCTGACCGAGCCCGCAGGCGAGACGCTGTCGAGAAGGGCAACGCCCTTCGAGACTGAGGGGTTGTCACAAAGGAGTCAACATGGAGCGCAAGCACAATCGCGAGCTCGTTCCCGTCGCCAGAACTCTTCGTAAAAGCATGACGAAGGAAGAGCGGAAACTGTGGTACGAATACCTGCGCGCCCATCCCGTTAAATTCACGCGTCAAAAGGTGCTCGGCGCGTACGTTGCGGATTTCTACTGCGCAAAGGTCAAGCTCGTTATCGAACTCGACGGCTCCCAGCACTACCTTGACGGCGGCCCGCGGCGCGACGCCGTGCGAACCGGCTACCTGAACAACTTCGGCGTTACAGTTCTGCGAATACCGAATAATTACGTCAACTCAAATCTTCGCGGCGTATGTGAATACATTGATAACGCCGTTGCGCTTATGCTGAAAGGCGAAACCCCGCCGCCGATTGTATAGCACCGCAAAACTTTGTCCGGCTCTCCTGTGCAAGGGGAGCCGTCGTTTTTGCCTGAAAAACGACCGAGGGATTGTCATTCCTTTCGCAGCAGCGCGGCCTTGGCTCCCCTGTGCAAGGGGAGCTGTCGAGAAGGGCAACGCCCTTCGAGACTGAGGGGTTGTCCCCCTCCCCTCGCAGCAGCGCGGCCTTGGCTCCCCTGTGCAAGGGGAGCTGTCAGCGCCGTTGAAAACGGCGATGACTGAGGGGTTGTTGGTCGTCGAAAAGCCGTGTTATCATTGCACAACCCCTCCGTCAGTCGCTCCCAGCGGTCGCGCCTGCCACCTCCCCTTGCACAGGGGAGGCATCCGCCCGCATATCACGTCCGCGCAAGCGGATATATCACTTTGCGCGAAGCGCAAACTCCACCGCGGCTTTGCCCTCGAAATCGAGCATCCTCATCGCCGTAAGCGCGGCGTCGCGGTTCTCGGGCCTGAAAAATCCCATAGCGAAAAGCTCTTTTGCGAGCTCGTTCTGCTCCATACGCGAGAACGGGCTCTTTTTTTCCGCGCTGACGCGGATATCGAAGACGGGGCGGCGCGTCCAGACGCCGCCGTCCGGCGCGGGCGTCTCCTGCACCGCGATCCCCTCGTTCGAGAAGGTGAAAAACTCGGCGGCGGAGGCCTTCCCCTCGAGGGGAAGGTGGCGCGAAGCGCCGGATGAGGTGTCGCCTTCCGCGCTCTGCCTCATATCATATCCCCCCGGGCCGGTCACGCGGAAGACTCTGCCCTCTTTATAAAACTGCCTTATCAGCTCCACTACAGTCTCGCCTATCCTCGCGAAGGCGCGGTAGGACGCGGCGATGACGTCGCGGCTGATCTTGTTGCCGGCCTCCTGCAGCGCGATTATCGCGGAGGCCGCGGTGACGCCGCCTCTGACGCCGCCCTCGGTGAAGTCGCGGCTGCCGCTGGTCTCCTTCAGCTCGTTGATCTTCATCTGCAGCATCGTGGAGGCGAGGTTGGAGACGGGCGCGGCGATTATCTGGCGCACGCGTGTCTCGTCCGGCTCGCCCTCGACCTCGACGAGCGGCTTCGACCAGTCGAGGAACTCGTCGGGATTGAGGCCGGCGTTCTTCCTTATGAAAAACCTCGGCTTGCTGGTCATGACGGTGTTCTCCATAATGACCTGCGAGAGGCGGTCGATATACGCCTGTGGATCCTTCATCACGTCTACGTAGCCGAAGCCGACGGGCGTGCCCTCCTCGGGGAAGAGCACGTCGAAGACGACGGGGTAGCGTCCGTGGTCGTAGTAGCCGCGTTCGGCGTAGAGCTCATCGTTTTCGGAGGCGTAGAGCAGCGTCTCGCCCGCGAACTTGCAGTAGTGCAGGACGGTCTTTCCGTCCCGCTTTTTCTTATAGTACCAGTCGACGACGAGGGTCTTGTCCTCGGTGGAAACGGATTCGTCGAAGACGTACTCCTTGACGTCGATGACCTTGCCGGCGCGGTCCTTTTTAAGCTGCGGGTACTCCTGCGTCAGCAGGTCTGTATCCTGCAGGCCGACGATGAAGAGATCGCGCGACTGCTGGATATCGGTTATGCCCGGCTGCCAGAAGACGTTGAGCAGGTCGAGCTTGCGGACGGAGACGTCGCCGACGCCGCCGTCGAGGGAGGGATCCCAGAAGACGCCGTAGACGGCGGTGCCGTTCTTGAGCTTGTACCACCAGCAGTCGGAGTAGGTCTGCTCGAAACCGCATCGCTCGAAGACGACCGGCAGCACCTTTGAAAGCTGCCCGGCGGCGGGGCGGTCGGACTCCTCGCGCGGCAGGACGTTCGCGACGGGGAAGGCGTCCATCGCGTCGGCGTGCTTCGACGCGAGCGAGGAGAAGAGCCACGCGCTGACGGGCTGCTCGCGGTCGGCGGCGCTTTTGCGGAGCACCTCCCAGTGGCGCAGCTTGTACCAGCGCTCGTTCTCGACGACGCGCTTCTCGAGGGACGCCTTCGCGGCCTTGTACTTTTTCAGCGTTTCCGCCGCGCGCCGCACGTCCGCGGTTGTGATTGTGTTGTTGGGCATGGTTGTTTTCCTTTCTTTCATCTGCCGCCAAAGGCGGCAATACCACTATGCGAAGCATAATACCACTGCGGCGAAGCCGCAATATCACTGACGCGAAGCGTCAATATCACCGCCGCCGCAGGCGGCGCT
This Clostridia bacterium DNA region includes the following protein-coding sequences:
- a CDS encoding DUF559 domain-containing protein, producing the protein MERKHNRELVPVARTLRKSMTKEERKLWYEYLRAHPVKFTRQKVLGAYVADFYCAKVKLVIELDGSQHYLDGGPRRDAVRTGYLNNFGVTVLRIPNNYVNSNLRGVCEYIDNAVALMLKGETPPPIV